A portion of the Blautia hansenii DSM 20583 genome contains these proteins:
- a CDS encoding response regulator — translation MNKPLIMVVEDDAAVRNLITTTLETHEYRFQEAATGETAILEVATHNPDVILLDLGLPDMDGIEVIQKIRTWAKTPIIVISARSEDIDKIEALDAGADDYLTKPFSVEELLARLRVTFRRLNDMKSDMVQSSVFQNGDLKIDYAAGCAFMKNTELHLTPIEYKLLCLLSQNVGKVLTHTYITKEIWGSAWDNDVASLRVFMATLRKKIEENPSEPKYIQTHVGVGYRMLRV, via the coding sequence ATGAATAAACCGTTAATTATGGTAGTAGAAGATGATGCAGCGGTACGCAATTTAATTACAACTACATTGGAAACTCATGAATATCGTTTTCAGGAAGCAGCCACGGGAGAAACTGCGATTTTAGAGGTGGCGACACATAATCCTGATGTGATTTTGCTTGATTTGGGACTGCCGGACATGGATGGGATTGAGGTTATTCAGAAAATTCGTACATGGGCGAAGACGCCTATTATTGTAATCAGTGCAAGAAGTGAGGATATTGATAAAATAGAAGCCTTAGATGCAGGGGCAGATGATTATCTTACAAAGCCGTTTTCCGTGGAGGAGCTTCTGGCAAGACTTCGTGTAACCTTCCGCAGGCTGAATGACATGAAAAGCGATATGGTGCAAAGCTCTGTCTTCCAAAACGGGGATTTGAAAATCGACTATGCGGCAGGCTGCGCTTTTATGAAGAATACAGAACTTCATCTTACGCCTATTGAGTATAAGCTTTTGTGCCTGCTTTCCCAAAATGTGGGAAAAGTGCTGACACATACTTATATAACAAAGGAAATATGGGGAAGCGCATGGGATAATGACGTGGCGTCCCTTCGGGTGTTCATGGCAACACTGAGAAAAAAGATAGAGGAAAATCCGTCAGAGCCGAAATATATCCAGACGCATGTGGGTGTGGGGTATCGGATGCTGAGAGTGTAG
- a CDS encoding AAA family ATPase translates to MPFKMVGGECVDDPPVHKAIREALANCLINADYHGVRGVVIRKEEEKIIFANPDYVRTGKKQMRLGGESAPRNKSLMKMFNLINIGERAGSGVPKKATNKRIAASID, encoded by the coding sequence GTGCCGTTTAAAATGGTTGGAGGAGAATGTGTAGATGACCCACCGGTCCATAAAGCAATTCGTGAGGCTTTGGCAAATTGTTTGATTAATGCAGATTATCATGGCGTGAGAGGTGTAGTAATTAGGAAAGAAGAGGAAAAAATTATTTTTGCAAATCCTGATTATGTCCGAACAGGGAAAAAGCAGATGCGTTTAGGTGGAGAGTCTGCTCCACGAAATAAATCGCTTATGAAGATGTTTAATTTAATTAATATAGGTGAACGAGCGGGGAGTGGAGTTCCGAAAAAAGCGACGAACAAAAGAATTGCTGCGAGCATTGATTAG
- the pepT gene encoding peptidase T yields MNMTVLERFLNYVVIETTSDPYAESFPSTKSQLDFGHTLMEEMKELGLTDVTQDEYGYVFGTIPSTVPDYKGKILGLIAHMDTAPAASGKNIKPRVIKNYDGAEIVLNAEKKIVMKPEDFPSLKQYVGQDLVVTDGLTLLGGDDKAGVAEIMTAAEYLINHPEIPHGPIRVGFTPDEEVGQGADYFDVKKFGADFAYTVDGGECGELEYENFNAASVFVDFTGLSIHPGSAKNKMINALLLAMEFQGMMPEAQKPEHTEGREGFIHLESLEGSVEHASSEYIVRDHDFDLFKKKKEYMQRAADYMNVKYGEGTVSLRMEDSYYNMRQQIEPHYFLIENVLKVYEKLDIEPKIQPIRGGTDGSRLSFMGLPCPNLGTGGHNFHGHFEYVCVQSMEKCVQVLIELVKTFD; encoded by the coding sequence ATGAATATGACTGTATTAGAACGTTTTTTGAATTATGTTGTAATAGAAACTACTTCTGACCCTTATGCGGAAAGCTTTCCAAGCACCAAAAGTCAGCTGGATTTCGGCCATACCTTAATGGAAGAAATGAAAGAATTGGGGCTTACGGATGTCACTCAGGATGAATACGGATATGTTTTCGGTACTATTCCTTCTACTGTTCCCGATTACAAGGGAAAAATTTTAGGTCTGATTGCTCACATGGACACAGCGCCTGCTGCTTCCGGAAAGAATATCAAACCAAGAGTTATTAAAAATTATGACGGAGCAGAAATTGTATTAAACGCTGAGAAAAAAATCGTAATGAAACCGGAGGATTTCCCTTCCCTGAAACAATATGTGGGACAGGATTTAGTTGTAACAGACGGTCTTACCTTGCTGGGCGGAGATGACAAAGCCGGCGTGGCGGAAATTATGACTGCCGCTGAATATCTCATCAACCATCCGGAAATCCCTCACGGACCTATCCGTGTAGGTTTTACCCCTGATGAGGAAGTGGGGCAAGGGGCTGATTACTTTGATGTCAAAAAATTCGGGGCTGATTTCGCCTATACTGTTGACGGCGGCGAATGTGGAGAACTGGAATATGAAAACTTCAATGCTGCCAGCGTTTTTGTAGATTTCACAGGTCTTAGTATTCATCCCGGTTCTGCTAAAAATAAAATGATAAATGCCCTGCTTTTGGCTATGGAATTTCAGGGTATGATGCCGGAAGCACAGAAGCCAGAGCATACCGAAGGCAGAGAAGGCTTTATTCATCTGGAGTCTTTGGAGGGTTCTGTGGAACACGCATCCAGCGAATACATTGTTCGAGACCATGATTTTGATTTATTTAAGAAAAAAAAGGAATATATGCAGAGAGCTGCCGATTATATGAATGTTAAATACGGAGAAGGTACGGTAAGCCTGAGAATGGAAGACTCCTATTATAATATGAGACAGCAGATTGAACCGCATTATTTCTTAATCGAAAATGTATTAAAAGTATACGAAAAACTGGATATTGAGCCAAAAATCCAGCCAATTCGAGGAGGCACAGACGGCTCACGCTTATCCTTTATGGGACTGCCATGCCCGAACCTTGGAACAGGAGGACATAACTTCCACGGACATTTTGAATATGTGTGCGTGCAGTCTATGGAGAAATGTGTGCAGGTGTTGATTGAGCTTGTGAAAACTTTTGATTGA
- a CDS encoding CidA/LrgA family protein has protein sequence MKILRQFSIILFLSFLGEGLKMLLPLPIPASVYGLMLMLLALCTGILKVEQVKDAAVFLIEIMPVMFIPAAVGLLESWDALRPVVVPVLMITVITTVIVIAVTGVVTQIMIRKRRKKDERISE, from the coding sequence ATGAAGATTTTGCGACAATTCAGTATTATTTTATTTCTCTCCTTTTTAGGAGAAGGCTTAAAAATGCTTCTGCCACTGCCCATACCTGCAAGTGTGTATGGACTGATGCTAATGCTTCTGGCGCTTTGTACTGGGATTTTAAAAGTAGAACAGGTAAAGGATGCGGCAGTTTTTTTGATTGAAATCATGCCTGTAATGTTTATACCGGCGGCAGTAGGCTTGCTGGAGTCATGGGATGCCTTGCGTCCTGTTGTAGTGCCTGTGCTCATGATTACCGTCATCACCACGGTGATTGTTATAGCTGTTACAGGAGTTGTGACACAGATTATGATTAGAAAAAGGAGAAAAAAAGATGAAAGAATTTCTGAGTGA
- a CDS encoding LrgB family protein has translation MKEFLSESIIFGAVLSLAAYEIGLLMKKKFKLAILNPLLIGTICVIGFLLIFRIDYEEYNEGAKYISYLLTPATVCLAVPLYEQLSLLKKNFMAVAVGILSGVLASLVSVLALAKLFDLNHQQYVTLLPKSITTAIGMGVSEELGGLVTITVAVIVITGILGNVIAEFICKIFKIHEPIAKGLALGTASHAIGTAKAMEMGQIEGAMSSLAIAVAGLLTVIGASVFAGFM, from the coding sequence ATGAAAGAATTTCTGAGTGAGTCTATTATATTTGGGGCAGTATTAAGCCTTGCAGCTTATGAAATCGGCTTACTGATGAAGAAAAAATTTAAGCTGGCAATTTTAAATCCACTGCTTATCGGAACAATCTGTGTTATTGGATTTTTGTTGATTTTCCGCATTGATTACGAAGAATATAATGAGGGTGCAAAATATATCAGCTATCTGCTCACACCGGCAACCGTTTGTCTGGCAGTTCCCCTTTATGAGCAGCTATCCCTCTTAAAAAAGAACTTTATGGCAGTGGCAGTGGGTATTTTATCCGGTGTTTTGGCAAGTCTTGTCAGTGTTTTGGCGTTGGCAAAGCTGTTTGACTTAAATCATCAGCAGTATGTGACATTGCTTCCAAAATCTATTACAACAGCCATTGGAATGGGCGTTTCAGAAGAGCTGGGAGGACTTGTTACCATTACGGTGGCAGTGATTGTCATTACAGGTATTTTGGGAAATGTCATTGCAGAATTTATCTGCAAAATTTTTAAAATTCACGAGCCGATTGCAAAGGGACTGGCGCTTGGAACAGCGTCTCATGCAATCGGAACGGCAAAAGCCATGGAAATGGGACAGATAGAAGGCGCTATGAGCAGTCTTGCCATTGCGGTTGCAGGACTTTTGACAGTAATCGGCGCATCGGTATTTGCCGGATTTATGTAA
- a CDS encoding FadR/GntR family transcriptional regulator — protein sequence MERKASENEKVYHQVIEHITNLAATKEISFGSKIPSERELMATLGFSRNSIREALRTMENMGIIESRQGQGNFLVNHIGESLSSVFSMLLSMEQTNYIEISQLRRFIEIGSYLLAVKSAKKEDLACLSEILDEMDQVKGEERAKLDKKFHDQIVLISDNHLLELLNEALSGVFEIFISEMSKYVTDEDKERLVCLHRNVYDSLKKKDISEGIERIREHYNIIDRNLQMLAEKYKGVKAQ from the coding sequence ATGGAAAGAAAAGCAAGCGAAAATGAAAAGGTTTATCATCAGGTCATCGAACATATTACAAACCTTGCAGCAACAAAAGAAATTTCTTTTGGGAGTAAAATTCCGTCAGAAAGAGAACTGATGGCAACGCTGGGATTTAGCAGAAATTCCATCCGTGAGGCATTAAGAACCATGGAAAATATGGGGATTATCGAGAGTCGTCAGGGACAGGGAAACTTTTTAGTCAATCATATCGGAGAAAGTCTGAGCAGTGTATTTTCCATGCTTCTGTCTATGGAACAGACCAATTATATTGAAATCAGTCAGTTACGCAGATTTATTGAAATCGGATCTTATCTTCTGGCTGTGAAAAGCGCAAAAAAGGAAGATTTAGCCTGCCTTTCTGAAATTTTAGATGAAATGGATCAGGTAAAAGGGGAAGAAAGAGCCAAGCTGGATAAAAAATTTCATGACCAGATTGTACTGATATCGGATAATCATCTGCTGGAGCTTTTAAATGAAGCTTTGTCAGGCGTGTTTGAAATCTTTATCAGTGAAATGTCAAAATATGTAACAGACGAAGATAAAGAACGTCTGGTATGTCTTCACAGAAATGTATATGACAGCTTAAAGAAAAAGGACATATCGGAAGGTATTGAGCGTATTCGAGAGCATTATAACATTATTGACAGAAATTTGCAGATGCTGGCAGAGAAATATAAAGGTGTGAAGGCACAATAA
- the feoB gene encoding ferrous iron transporter B — translation MISFLKKRKNASFTIALAGNPNVGKSTIFNALTGMHQHTGNWAGKTVELAKGVCTLGNQTCTLVDLPGCYSLTACSKEEEIARDFIENTHPDLVVLVCDAVCLERHLQLLIQLLSITQKVLLCVNLMDQAKKKGIDISCSALETELHIPVLGISAHRHSDIKRLKSGIFSALDKNIPSSENTNSPKISACSLPDSRVCAQEASRLYHATLQSDRTSHTNKDLLLDKLFTGKFTGIACMLCFLLLIFWITLTGANYVSQVLHDILFSFEPVFYRFLQGFLPLKLCHMLAFGFYRVTAWVISVMLPPMAIFFPLFTLLEDFGYLPRVAFNLDCCFAKCKACGKQALTMIMGFGCNAAGVTGCRIIDSPRERLIAILTNSFVPCNGRFPTILAILTIFFAGSAKNLELAVLLTLVILFGMFMTFVSSWLLSKTVLKGVPSSFTLELPPYRKPQIASVLVHSVINRTCRVLLRAIIAAAPAGILIWIMANVSIGTDSILNLVSDFLNPFARLLGLDGSILLAFLLGLPANEIVIPVLIMAYTAQSSITDFKSLSSLHTLLLGQGWTVSTAVSMLILCVLHWPCATTLLTIKKETHSLKWTALAFLLPTCMGFLLCFLVTCAFRIFS, via the coding sequence ATGATATCCTTCTTGAAAAAAAGAAAAAACGCTTCCTTTACGATTGCGCTTGCCGGAAATCCCAATGTGGGAAAAAGCACCATCTTTAATGCACTTACAGGTATGCACCAGCACACGGGAAACTGGGCGGGAAAAACCGTGGAGCTGGCAAAAGGAGTATGCACTCTGGGAAATCAAACCTGCACCCTTGTTGATTTGCCGGGCTGCTACTCTCTGACTGCCTGCTCCAAGGAAGAAGAAATTGCCAGAGATTTTATAGAAAATACGCACCCTGATTTGGTTGTCCTTGTATGTGATGCCGTGTGTCTGGAACGTCATCTTCAGCTCCTTATTCAGCTTCTTTCGATTACCCAGAAAGTTTTACTCTGTGTCAATCTGATGGACCAAGCCAAGAAAAAGGGAATTGATATCTCCTGTTCTGCTTTGGAAACGGAATTACATATTCCTGTCCTTGGTATTTCCGCACATCGACACTCGGATATAAAACGCTTAAAATCCGGCATTTTCTCTGCTTTAGATAAAAATATTCCCTCCTCTGAAAATACAAATTCCCCAAAAATATCTGCCTGCTCTTTGCCTGACTCACGAGTCTGCGCACAGGAAGCCTCACGGCTTTATCACGCTACCCTGCAATCTGACCGTACTTCTCACACAAACAAAGACCTTCTCCTTGATAAGCTTTTTACAGGAAAATTTACGGGTATTGCCTGTATGCTTTGCTTTCTTTTACTGATTTTCTGGATTACTCTTACAGGAGCAAACTACGTTTCTCAGGTTCTCCACGACATTCTCTTTTCCTTTGAACCTGTTTTTTACCGCTTTTTACAAGGATTTCTTCCTTTAAAGCTCTGTCACATGCTTGCTTTTGGTTTTTATCGGGTAACTGCATGGGTAATTAGTGTGATGCTGCCTCCTATGGCAATTTTCTTCCCTCTTTTTACACTTTTGGAGGATTTCGGATATCTGCCCCGTGTTGCCTTTAATCTGGACTGCTGCTTTGCCAAATGCAAGGCGTGCGGCAAACAGGCACTTACTATGATTATGGGCTTTGGCTGTAATGCTGCCGGTGTAACAGGCTGCCGCATTATTGACTCACCCAGAGAACGGTTGATTGCCATTTTAACCAACTCCTTTGTTCCCTGCAACGGACGCTTTCCCACTATTCTGGCTATCCTGACGATTTTCTTTGCGGGAAGCGCAAAAAATCTTGAGCTGGCAGTTTTGCTCACACTTGTTATTCTGTTTGGTATGTTTATGACCTTTGTTTCCTCATGGCTGTTATCTAAAACAGTCCTAAAGGGCGTTCCTTCTTCCTTTACACTGGAGCTTCCTCCTTACCGAAAGCCGCAAATTGCCTCTGTTCTGGTACATTCTGTGATAAACCGCACCTGCCGTGTGCTGCTGCGTGCTATCATAGCGGCTGCTCCTGCGGGTATCCTGATTTGGATTATGGCAAATGTCAGCATCGGTACAGACAGCATTTTAAATTTGGTATCGGATTTTTTAAATCCCTTTGCTCGACTTTTAGGCTTAGACGGAAGCATCCTTCTTGCCTTTCTTCTGGGGCTTCCTGCCAATGAAATTGTTATTCCTGTACTGATTATGGCTTATACTGCTCAGTCCTCCATTACAGATTTTAAAAGCCTGTCAAGCCTCCATACACTGCTTCTGGGGCAGGGCTGGACAGTTTCCACTGCCGTTTCCATGCTGATTTTATGCGTGCTTCACTGGCCCTGTGCTACTACCCTTTTAACCATAAAAAAAGAAACCCACAGCTTAAAATGGACAGCGCTCGCTTTCCTTTTGCCTACCTGCATGGGGTTTCTCTTATGTTTTCTTGTAACCTGTGCTTTTCGCATATTTTCGTAA
- a CDS encoding FeoA family protein produces MAYVPLCQLREGQYGIIRSITCSKEEKPYKQAILQRFLDLGFCEETPIQCINTGIFHNPHAYKIRGSVLAIRNEDAAFILVEPLAENCKL; encoded by the coding sequence ATGGCTTATGTTCCTCTGTGTCAGCTAAGGGAGGGACAGTATGGTATTATTCGAAGTATCACCTGTTCCAAGGAAGAAAAGCCTTATAAGCAGGCGATTTTACAGCGGTTTCTGGATTTGGGCTTCTGCGAGGAAACCCCGATACAATGTATCAATACGGGCATTTTCCACAATCCCCATGCCTACAAAATCAGAGGCAGTGTTCTGGCAATCCGAAATGAAGACGCCGCTTTTATCCTTGTAGAACCCCTTGCTGAAAATTGTAAACTGTAA
- a CDS encoding alpha-glucosidase, with translation MERKWWHDKVAYQIYPKSFYDSNGDGIGDLQGIIQKLDYLKALGIDILWISPVYPSPFADQGYDISDYYNIDPAFGTLEDMEQLISEAKKREMYILMDLVVNHCSDEHEWFEKACEDPDGEYGNFFYIEDRKEGETPCNWRSYFGGSVWEPLPKNPDKQYMHVFHKKQPDLNWENPKVREEIFKNINWWLDKGLGGFRIDAIINIKKKLPYKNYPSDREDGLCDLALMLADAQGVGDFLKEMHEKTFKLHDSFAVGEVFNAKEDELPAFIGNDGYFSSIFDFSTTSYGKSDKGWYDCRRITPDEYKECYFQSQEKIGDMGFYSNIIENHDEPRGVSYYLPEDGLCLEGKKMLAVLYFFMRGLPFIYQGQEIGMENLGILPLEQIDDISALDQYQVCVDAGFTPEEALKIVSLYSRDNARTPVQWDSSPNAGFTTGIPWLMVNPNYREINVKAQEQDKNSLLSFYKQMIALRKNKDYKETLVYGDVIPFERERHNLMAYHRKGEKDLLIIGNFQKEPQTVTLPSSVKRVLLNNYPQLSQEGNTLQLCSYQALVLELV, from the coding sequence ATGGAAAGAAAATGGTGGCATGACAAGGTTGCCTATCAAATTTACCCAAAAAGCTTTTATGACTCAAACGGAGACGGTATCGGCGACTTACAGGGAATTATTCAAAAGTTAGATTATTTAAAAGCTTTAGGCATTGATATTCTGTGGATTTCTCCTGTCTATCCCTCTCCTTTTGCAGACCAAGGGTACGACATTTCAGATTATTATAATATCGACCCTGCTTTTGGCACATTAGAAGATATGGAACAACTAATTAGCGAAGCAAAAAAACGGGAAATGTATATTCTCATGGATTTGGTGGTAAATCACTGCTCGGATGAGCATGAATGGTTTGAAAAAGCCTGTGAAGACCCAGACGGAGAGTACGGAAATTTCTTTTATATCGAAGATAGAAAAGAGGGAGAAACACCCTGCAACTGGCGAAGTTATTTCGGCGGTTCTGTATGGGAACCTCTGCCGAAAAATCCTGATAAGCAATATATGCACGTATTTCACAAAAAGCAGCCGGACTTGAATTGGGAAAATCCCAAAGTAAGAGAAGAAATTTTTAAGAATATAAACTGGTGGCTGGACAAGGGGCTGGGCGGTTTCCGTATTGACGCCATTATCAACATTAAGAAAAAACTGCCTTATAAAAATTATCCCTCTGACCGTGAAGACGGCTTATGTGACCTTGCTCTTATGCTGGCTGACGCACAGGGTGTCGGAGATTTCTTAAAAGAAATGCACGAAAAAACCTTTAAGCTTCATGACTCCTTTGCGGTGGGCGAAGTATTTAACGCAAAAGAAGATGAACTGCCTGCTTTTATCGGGAATGACGGCTATTTCTCCTCTATTTTTGATTTCTCCACTACCTCCTACGGAAAAAGTGACAAGGGCTGGTATGACTGCCGCCGCATTACTCCCGATGAATATAAGGAATGTTATTTTCAATCACAGGAAAAAATCGGTGATATGGGATTTTATTCCAATATCATTGAAAACCATGATGAACCAAGAGGGGTAAGCTATTATCTGCCCGAAGACGGTCTTTGCTTAGAGGGAAAGAAAATGCTGGCTGTGCTTTATTTCTTTATGCGTGGTCTGCCCTTTATCTATCAGGGACAGGAAATCGGTATGGAAAATCTGGGCATTCTTCCTCTGGAACAGATTGACGATATCAGCGCTCTTGACCAGTATCAGGTGTGTGTGGATGCAGGCTTCACCCCAGAGGAAGCTTTGAAAATCGTTTCTCTTTATAGCCGTGACAATGCCAGAACTCCGGTTCAATGGGACAGCTCTCCTAATGCCGGATTTACAACAGGCATTCCATGGCTTATGGTAAATCCTAATTACAGAGAAATCAATGTAAAAGCTCAGGAGCAGGATAAAAACTCTCTCCTTTCCTTTTATAAACAAATGATTGCCCTTCGTAAAAACAAAGATTACAAAGAAACTCTTGTGTATGGAGATGTTATTCCTTTTGAAAGAGAACGCCACAATCTTATGGCATACCACAGAAAAGGGGAAAAAGACTTGCTGATTATCGGCAATTTTCAAAAAGAACCGCAGACAGTTACCCTCCCTTCTTCTGTAAAAAGAGTTCTGCTAAATAACTATCCTCAGCTTTCACAGGAGGGCAATACCTTACAGCTTTGCTCCTATCAGGCTCTTGTTCTGGAGCTTGTCTAA